CAcataaaatgtagaaatataATTGTTCCACAAAGTGCAAGCTCCACACAATGCATTAAGTCTGTTTGCTTAATATTCTTTCACCAATGTCTATGCAATGGTAACAGTCCATTATCTCTAGCTCCTTTAAGCCAGCCAGGCAGCATACCACAACTACTCCCCAGAAGCCTTGAGAATAGCATGAAATACTGGAAACCATGTAGCAGTGTGGGAAACAATTCACATCAAGGTCTTTTGTATgtgaagtctgaaaaaaatttagGTTCAGGAGCGCCATTCGGGTAGCTCTACTCTATTCAACACTGTACTAAGCTACACAAGAGTACTGAAacttctgcagagccagcagggAAGCTATCTGCCAGAACAGCACTTTGATACTGCTTCAAATGTACCTGAAAACGTCTCCATTTAAGGAAGGACAACATGGAAGATAATTATTCTTGTGAGATGGCCTACATAACAGAATAAATAACTATCGTAGCTGGTGAGTCTAAATTAGTCTTACTTACAGCTGCACAGTTTTCTAAATGACTCAGTGAAAATATCAGACTGTGCTATGTGGATCCATAACACATCTCCCAACCTAAcatccaaaaatatatatatacgtatatatacacacatatacacacacacacacacatatatatatgtatatatgtacgtATATGTATATCTGTCTCAAAGGCCACCTATTAAAACAAGGCGGCTAGGTGTCTTTACAAAGATTACTTCACTTTGTTAACTGTTCAGGAAACATGGAAACAAACCTGGGTCCATATTGTGGTGAATTATCATAGTGAAAGTAGTATCTGTAGATGTATTTGTCCAAATCTTCAAacactttttcattattattttgatattcCTTCATATCTTCCAGGTAATCCTTGATATCATTAACAAAGTCAGTGAACAGCATCTGGTCATGTATAAAGATCCCATTATGAAAAAACTTACTGATGAAATTTTCTAGTTCTCTCCAGTGATGGAAGTTATCTACAACTTGttgcaaatactttttaattagTCGATTAAATTCATCCACCCTGATAGGATCTGATACTCTGTTAAAGAGACTAATGAATTCTTGATGAGCACATTCAAAAATACCAGAGCAGCCCTTTAGGACAAACTGATGTTTCCTATCACACGCAGGGTCATTGAGACATTTCTGTGAATTTGTATCTTTTTCAAATGTTGTAAACTGatgttttcttccatctttGAATTCTTTTGGCATGTTGGGTCCTCTGTAGTGCATGTGCTTCAGGTTCTCATGAAAGTTATGTTCTCGGTAAacagtttttgctttcttgtttgcCTCATATCTTTTATCATttgatttcttctccttttcatcaAAGATAGTTTTTGTGGTATCTTTGAAGTGTCTGAATGTAgacttcacagaatcagagaatttCTCCAggttttctttcactgcttctTTAGCCTgcttaatcttttctttatgGTGTCTTACAAACTCTTTTGTGGAATTTTTCATAGCATCAAAAGTTTCTTTAACTGAAccaaaaaatgattcttttgatttctttttagtcTTACTTTGCCCTTTACcacttttcttttgtcctttctcattcatttcctgtttttcagtttggtCTTTTGCTTCAACATACAGCTTCTCCCATAGGTCAGAGCGTTGTTGCtcaaaatttagctttttttctagTTCTACTAGTCTTCCTCGCAAAgtttctatttcttccttttctcttagTGTATCATCATCATTAGCACTGTCTGGTGTTTGATGAGAACTTAACTGttccagttctttttttaatgcttctgtaACATGACGCTCTTTATCCAGTTCTCTCCTTAACATTTGTGCTTCTGCAAATAGCGTTTCCTTTTGCCTAAGAAAGTtataatttttttgcttttcctcttccaaatGTTCCCTTAGTTTCTGATTTTCCATGACAATAGACTCAGTGCTAGTACCTTTATCTTCTAAGTTTCTAATTTGTTGTCTTAGCTTCCTTAATTCTTCCTGAAGTGAGgccaaagctttttcttccttctctagAGATTCTCTTAAGTGCTCATTTTCtgcagcaagattttttttctgagattcaAAAGATTTCTTCTCCACCTCAGTAGAGGTCAAACATATGGCAACATCTCCCTTGAGCGACTaatacacatacaaaaaaaaaaaaaagagcaaaaatattatGAGGAGAATTGCTACACTTTTAactagaaaaaatgaaagaccaAGGTATTTCAGGCTGAGTTTACTTGTTGCTTTGGATGCAGTGGCACATGCTACAGCAAGATGAAAAAATAGAGCTAGTTTGTTTATCTCAAatatatgcacacaaacacTTTCTTGGCAACAAAGACCATGTGAGAAGCTCCCACTTCCAGCTACAGATTATGACCTCTTGTTTGTATTGACTGAACTGGCTGTAAGATAGTAAACTAGATACTTGAATTGATCTAGcctaaaaagaaagagaaatgaaaaaaatgtttgctattGTTTTATAGTCAGCAATCTGAGTTTACTGTATAGCCACAtaaatatgtacatacataATAATATGTATGTATCGAAATACATAAACAGAAGCAAGTACATCAAGAGGCAACTGAGGCAGAAATTCAGGAACTGATTTTGAACCACATTTGTTGCTGAAAAACGTGTTCATGTAACTATAATGCAAGAGGATCTCCCCCATCTCTTGGCATCCTTAACAAACTCTTAAAAGTATTCAATTATGTATAAATACTGATGTCAGCAACATAAATTGTTCAAAAATTAAGACTCCCTATAAGGCACTTACTAGTCTTACTTATTAATTACTTAAAGATGACAAAGTAAAATACACATTGCTGAGTATTTGAAAAATTAGTAACCTTTGACAGTTTAGAAAGCAAATTCCTAAAAAGAAAGAGTCCACCAAGATAACTCCTAGACTATTACCTAGGACTGCATATATGAAAAAGTCTGTTTAAACAGATTCTAGTGCCAAACAGACGCAGAAGATCACAGAGCATATGCTGTATGtgcttagaaaaagaaagttaacaaGTAGATCCCCCAAGTTCTGTTTTAGATGGCTCCTAGTCAGACTTAACATGTAACCGTACATACAACTCTGTATTACTCTGAAtctcaaaataacaaaaatcaatGACTTCACAGCCATTCAATGAAAGAAACGAGTCAGCCTAGTTGTTACAGTTATCTGTTCTTTCAACAGGAGAGTGTCTGACTTTTCTGCTATATATTTTgaactcttttaaaaagcattctAAAGAACTAATCCTAAAAATATCCTACATATATGTTGTAACTCCTAACTGAAGAATCATAACAAGGAAATCTAACTTAGATTAAACATACAGACACCcttatgaaaagaaagcaaatagttaggaatattttttaaaatgccacaATACAGAACATCTATATTTTACTGCTCTCTTCAAATATGGAAACAGAGTCAAATTGgtaatatatattctttttgaGCTATCAGTATAATTTGACTCTCAGAACCCAAGTTATGTTTCATCGCCTGCTGACGTTAGTGGCACCTGTTTTATATCTTATTTCAACATTTGATCAAATTACAAAAACTTCATCAAGAGTTTGGTGGGGTGGGGAACAAAATGACGTTGtcaaaactttaaagaaatgtatgtAACGTATTTGTGTGATAAAGTAATTCAGCTCTGTGTAAATTCCACAGGGACATAAGAATAATTACACGACTTACAGCTAAACTCATACCTACCCCCGCTTTATGATGTGCTTTATCTCCTTGCTCTTGTTGGCACTGGTAAAGGTCATCTTTCATATCTTTTAATTCACGTGTCTTTGTTACCAGCTGCTGACGTTTCTGGATCTGTATTGtacctacaaaaataaaacttcttttgaTAGTCTGACTCAAAATAATTAGTAGActcaaagagaggaaaagaccAACTTAAacatcatcttcattttctctgcaaattcAGAGGCATTCTTACCTTGTAATTTCCAACCAGTACTTACTAAAAACAGTTTAACACAGTAAAGATTATAAAACCAAATTGTTATATACTGATTCTGTATCTTCCAATGGGAAACAAGTTCTCAAACAGATCCCCAAATTCTCCATTACACTGTCTTTTGtttggtgggaaaaaaaaaaaaaaaaaaaaaggaagtttttgaACACTGTACGGAATAAGTTAGACATAAATCAAGCAAAAGTTATGCAGGAAAGGAcgtgtgtgattttttttgtaattaatcAGTAACATGCAAGCCAACCAGGATAAAAGAGTAGAGCATTAATCCAAGTGTTAATCATTTTGGAACTACTGCTCTCACTGCTAAATAAAGTTACATAAATAAGAGGATATTGGCATAATATTTAAGCTTCCATGAAGaaacacagtttttaaatactgcttGCAAAGCAGCAAGTATTTGCATGTCAATTTTGTCATTCTCATCTATTACAGTGAAGGTTGAATAATTCAGCAAAGATCCTATTTTTCAATTGTGAGACAGATGCTGAgatgagctttttcttttcctaagaaTTATCTTCATCATATTAGCCCCTaaaatttactattttataACACTTCCTCACTAGTACTGCCCTACCTACAGCTGTAAGTGGTTTTTAAAGTTCTAGcagtgatgcttttttttttctttttttttcttttttctgtttttgcttttaagattCTCTTGGATCTACAGCAGATGGCAACAACAATTTTTAGGTATTTCTTTCCAATTCAATGCAACATGTGCAGAGTTAAAGTTCCTGTATTGGTGGGAAAggttaatattaaaaaaaaaaaaaaaaaaaaaaagagtaaatgcTATTATGCTGAGGTATTTTTGTGCTGTCTTAAGTTCTGTTTAGCATATTGTCAAGTATGAGCTTGGACTAATAGCGTGCTCtattaaaacaagttttaacTGAATACTTCAACTCAAAGGGGAAATGACTTGTATACAGCAATGATTTTCAGTTCACATAGCCTTAAAAAACATCAACTGGAAGGATATATCCCCacataaatgaattttaaaataccatcAGATTTATCTTTTATAGGTCCTTTCAAAGAAGTCTGTTGGTCCTAAGAATCTGAAGACTGCATTTAGCGGAAGGGGTTCATGTTAAAAGAAACACGaattaccaaagaaaaaagttacactccttctctttttctcaggaCAGAATTATCGTCCACATGGAATAAGCAGATCACAATATCCTTCAGATTATCCAAGTAGTCTGCCAAATTCCTAGCATTAAGGtaatattcttttctgtggtttattgttaaagaaaaaaaaaatacatgaaacatCTCAGTGTCCATGGAGAGACTTCCTGTTGACAAGATCTTCCTAACTTCAGCTCTTCCAGTTACCTATTGTTCCTGAAAAGCTTGCCCTCTTTGAGCTCCTGATTCTTTCTCAATCTTCAGATCTCCCTCCTAGAATATCCCAAAGCCAAGTAGCTCAGTTTTATATCAATAAGGACAGAACTGTTGATTAAACCTAATCCTAGCTGTCTTCTACATCTTTAAACGTGAAATGGGATAAGTCTTACCCAGAGCTCCAGGACTCCTTTAAAGGAGATGGGGCCTTAACACATTTACAAAACATTTCTCATCCATACATCTCAGTTCTTACAAAGGATAATATTTATCTTCAATCCCaacttaaatacagaaaaagcaataaacagGAACGAAACCACTTCCTCATGTTACCACAGCAAAACACTACCCAAAGATTGGTCTAGTCACTCTATTCCTCTCTGCTTCTAGTATGCTAATACACATCAATCAGTTTTCTCACCAAGTACTACTAGCTGCAACTGCAAGCAAGTGCTAAATAAAAGGTAGGTTTCATCACTACTACCCATGACTGGATTAGTAACTCTTGTTATCCTGCATATGCTAGTAAAtgttaagactttttttttttaaatatatactataagtatacatacacacacgtgcGCTCGCGCACAATTTTATCTGAATGCAAGCCCAGCATCAACAATAATTCATGACTCTTACCTTCAGGTTTAcctaagaacagaaaaaaaacatgttcaaGTGAAAATTACTATAAATCCTccaaaataaatgtcaaaacTTACAGACTAACAACTAGCAAAAATTAAGCCtgattaaaattgtatttccagTCTCATATGGAACCACAAGTCTTTTTTTGAGACATGTTTTCACATAAGACTAGAAGTACCTGAATAATAAAGGCTCTATCATTTTTATCACTTAGAAAATGAATTACAAGATCAGGATTGCACTAGGCAGATTTAGATCACTACTGAGTTCTGTTATTTTGTTAGAGGTAGCTAACAATCTGCATAATGCTCATGCTTGAAACATAATAGAAGAGAATCAACTTTAGGCCATACACTAAGAACACAGAGAAATTGCTGTGATCTTGGATTCACTAAGCCACTCTGAAATTGCAAGGACAACTATAGCAGATTTCTTtcactacagagaaaaaaatattgatactATGCAGTGCTGTAAAACTATGCCTATCCCTTACATTTATTAGTTGAGTAAATATCGGACAAAAGCCTGAAACGGCTTTCTGAATCTTCTTGGGAATGACAGCATACATACCACATtatgaaaagaacaagaaatttctatctggaagaacaaacaaataaaaattcatttttatttaattttaatgtagtATATACTAAATATAATTTGGGGAGAAAGGATAGTGTAGTGGtaatcacatctgctttacacgcTGAAGGTTCTGGGTTCAAGCCGCAGTGGAACTAGCgccaggaaatctttgggaggttggactagatgatctccagaggtcccttccaatgccactgattctgtgaataaatGCACTGCTGAAGGTCCCTCTTCTATTATCCACACAttagctgttgctttttcttggtTTTAGGTTTATCATGTTAGCAGGGAATAAGaagaatcagaaacaaaataaaatggcatttgtTAAGTACATAAGCTCTCAGCtctatgtatttcattttctataaaCTCACCATAGAAGTGTCCAAAGCCCATGCTGATTGCTATTACCAAAGCTAGTAGGATGCATCTGTTAAGGCCACTACTGAACTGGCGCTTGTGCTGTTGTTCTCTGGGAGGTTCGGACTCCGGCTCAGCAGACAGCCCAGCCTCAGACTCAGAGCTAGAGATCAGCCTCTTCTTAGCCCGACGTCTTCGTACTGTGGGACTGGACTGGTTGCTAGTTTCATCACTACTTGATTCATCATTACTAGCCCGAGATGAAAAAACTGAAAACCAACATAGAATAGTTGCTTTTCGATTCAATTTATATCAAGTACAAAAATACATCATGCTTATGCAAAATGTATTTGGCATTTGTCTTTGAGAGCATTACATAACATTCAGCATAAACTATCATATAGAGATtttataaattttgttttattagcaACTGTTTGGTCTCAAAGGtcaaaatgccatttttaaaggaaaagacagaaaaatctaGACAAAATTATACGGAAAAACAGCATAGCAGTTGCCCATGCTTTATAATTCATccatcagaaaatgttttccgATTACTTAAAGCATCTACTTGTACCGCCTCTGCAAATTCTTGTGAAGTAGAAAGGTTAAGAACacagttttccttctctcataTGTATTGAGACTGAACTATTTCATAAAAGTGCAACAATCACTAAAAGAAAACCTACAAAAAGACATAGTTTTATTATAATCTGTCATTCAAACCACTTGATTCCATGATCTACATCAATTGTagacaaaaaaatccattaaagtTCCATTAATATAGATATTATAATGCAGCTGAATAAAGCTTTGCAtcacaaatgtatttaaatatgttttgctTACCTTTAATAGCCACCATCTACTACGTATTATACATCTAATCTACCTTccaaaaaagccattttcaatCACAGAAAAAGGAACCACTCAGATGCCCCTGCCTAGTACTCTAGATCCAAACAGCTTTTACTACCTCACAGATGTTTTCAAAGATTGGATCAGCcaagatgagaaaaacaaattctaacCATAAAAACCATTTCTCATAGCATTTTTGTAAAGTTGTACTTATGATACCATTTTGTATGTTCATGACCCTGTGACCTAGAAGTCATATATTCTAACTcggaaaaaaacaacagagctgTATTTGCTCTCTGTTAGCAGCATGAAGCAGTAAATACTGCATGATACTGTAAATAAATTGATATAATCCACCATATAAACACagattatttaatttctctcttctaaCAGCATCGTTTTCAAGTATAAGGTAAATATTaagggggaaggcagcaggacAAATGGAAAACTCTCAATATCTATGTTCAGGTACCTAACTCACATGCCTGAAATAGATTCAATGTGGTCAATGAGGCCTCCAGCACATGATGGAGTCTTCCCACTTGGGAAAGTAAGATTCTAAATTTGATGCCTGCAATTACATGATGCTAACACCCCTTCAAGAAATATGGCTGTTCATTCTTCTATCTGAAATTGccattcaaatttaaaaatatagttattGTCTTTGAACACTTCACAAGTAAAAATCATTTGTTTAAGCAAAGCCATGCACACATCACTGAACAAACAAGAATACCAAGCAATGCTAGCCATAGTCTAAGAAAAGCATTACCATTTAAGATTCTTTACCAAAAATAAACTCCAACTTACCAGAATTGATTGCAGCAACCCCATAAAAGAGTACCAAGTAGCATCTAATATGCCTAATTTCTAACTTCCATGGACAAGTAGCATGTTAGATAGCAAAAGATAATTTCCCCCTTAccagaaaatccatttttagtCAAACCAGACTGACCAAGCAGACATTGCAGTAAGACAAACCACTTAACACAGCTTACTTGACGTGCAGattcttaaatacatttatataacCTGACAGAAAAGGACACTATTTTAGAACAAGCCATTTAAGCTAATGCAACCTTCCCCAATCCTGGAGAAGACAGACAAGCACCAAGAAATGACTCTGTCAGGTGAGAGATATTCTTACTAGAATGCAGAGGTcagatatatgaaaaaaaaattgaacaggaAGACTTCAGTGGGgtgttatttttgcttatttggtTTTTCAAGGTTGTTTCAATAGCCCAAGAAGCTTACACATATGGAATACAAAAGTGGTTAAGGAACAAGCTGCTCCTAAACAAATGTGAAACTCTTTGGTACACCAAAGAAGGgtgaaaaaaagggggggggggaagtgatcagagagcaagagaaaatgctTAAGACACTTAAAACCATTGAAAAACACTTAACTGGTAAGTTGTCAACAGCATTACCCTTTCAGACAAGGGTGACTTTGCCTTACAGCAGCTGTAAGAATTCAGTAAAAAGCTGTACTGTAACAGacagaatgaaaagcaaatgaaaccaAGTGTGATCACAGAAGCAGTCCAAAATGTTAGCTTCTGCTGTGATTTTAAAGGATCAGATCTACACTAGAAACTAGGTGAGATAACAATGTCAGCTATGGatatgattttttctttattgtttctATACGGACATATTTCAATAGTAAATGCAGTTTATTTCAGTATATTAGTGCTTTTGCTAGTTAGCTTACTTCATTTATGAGggagtattaaaatatttatgtttgtgTGGTTGAGACCATCTGCCCTTACATAAGAAGGGTTTGCCAGCTCAGCTGTAGCAGAAAATCCTTGTAGATATTTTAGTATATACTTTAGGAAAATCTAAAGTTCATCCTTTTCCCCACACAACAGAAAACTCAACAAGAACATTTCCATTAGCAAAAAGATGCCATGAACATTTTGACTGCTAAAACCTTGAaactttaaacaaaagcaaaagtacTCAAGATATTTTTTACAATACTCAGTCAATCCAATGCACTGTATTGAAGATCAGGCTGAAATCAGCTGAAGAAATTAGAAGGAATAAATTCTTGCTGGCCACACGTACATTTGGAATTCAACAAATTCTATTCATTTAAATGGTCAAGCGTAAgtcttaaaatgtattaaaatttttacttttgctcATTCCAAATAAACATACAAATTTaacacttctgaaaaagcaaacaaaacagaatgacaGTCAAATTCTCGAGTAAAGACTGGCTTTCTGCATCTGTTTGGAATATCACTACTATAAGATCAAGTCAAGTTGGTACTGATAATTTTAACAACACTCCATGCAAGCCATAAGCAATCAGCTTTACACAAGCTGATCACATTTAATCACACCACCTTGGAAAGGAAGACTGTGAGACACATGCTCTTTCACCTCATTGCCCCATCCCCTTACACAATCAGGAATCTTCCTCAGCTTCTCCAGCCAACTGACTTTTGTGtacaaaaacaggaagaaaaaagaacatatttttagaattctgctctaagagaaaaaaaatcctacattttaaattaaaaatcaagtcAAATCATCTATAAGATTTAAAGAAGAGGACAGTTTTGTCTCTAATGATCACTGTTTGTAATTGGATGCTAAGCTGTCAGTTTCTGATTCCAACAGATACTATAAGAGCACGTAATATAAGCAAACCTTTGCAGATGTCTAGCTCtacttctgagaaaaaaaatattttttttagttaaaaaataataatacttctGTAGTAAATTTACTGTAGAAAGTAAAATTCTGTAATACAAAGGTGTTAAAGGTACTAAAGTTCTATGAAAGAGAATAAGAACATAAGAGATGACAAATAAGCAGTCAAATGGAATTAGAAAGGAGGACTAGAGAAGAGTAAcacaataataattttttaaatgg
The sequence above is a segment of the Rhea pennata isolate bPtePen1 chromosome 10, bPtePen1.pri, whole genome shotgun sequence genome. Coding sequences within it:
- the CCPG1 gene encoding cell cycle progression protein 1 isoform X2, producing the protein MSENSSDSDSSCGWTVINHEGSDIETVTSENGSTSGNHEFVSEEYVSLQEEQPVDFRAQCNNDGVAAVVETSLSAVEETRTVPEEKKVPDDGSCVGTVSDDSDIVTLETPKVEETQIQEEAPADDEAARSSEDFNMGSSSSSQYAFSQPETVFSSRASNDESSSDETSNQSSPTVRRRRAKKRLISSSESEAGLSAEPESEPPREQQHKRQFSSGLNRCILLALVIAISMGFGHFYGTIQIQKRQQLVTKTRELKDMKDDLYQCQQEQGDKAHHKAGSLKGDVAICLTSTEVEKKSFESQKKNLAAENEHLRESLEKEEKALASLQEELRKLRQQIRNLEDKGTSTESIVMENQKLREHLEEEKQKNYNFLRQKETLFAEAQMLRRELDKERHVTEALKKELEQLSSHQTPDSANDDDTLREKEEIETLRGRLVELEKKLNFEQQRSDLWEKLYVEAKDQTEKQEMNEKGQKKSGKGQSKTKKKSKESFFGSVKETFDAMKNSTKEFVRHHKEKIKQAKEAVKENLEKFSDSVKSTFRHFKDTTKTIFDEKEKKSNDKRYEANKKAKTVYREHNFHENLKHMHYRGPNMPKEFKDGRKHQFTTFEKDTNSQKCLNDPACDRKHQFVLKGCSGIFECAHQEFISLFNRVSDPIRVDEFNRLIKKYLQQVVDNFHHWRELENFISKFFHNGIFIHDQMLFTDFVNDIKDYLEDMKEYQNNNEKVFEDLDKYIYRYYFHYDNSPQYGPSRPKRPSFTQTENSRHEKQAQKYHHRNKREGKWYKHGRSNGRHMANLEIELGQLPFDPKY
- the CCPG1 gene encoding cell cycle progression protein 1 isoform X1, whose translation is MSENSSDSDSSCGWTVINHEGSDIETVTSENGSTSGNHEFVSEEYVSLQEEQPVDFRAQCNNDGVAAVVETSLSAVEETRTVPEEKKVPDDGSCVGTVSDDSDIVTLETPKVEETQIQEEAPADDEAARSSEDFNMGSSSSSQYAFSQPETVFSSRASNDESSSDETSNQSSPTVRRRRAKKRLISSSESEAGLSAEPESEPPREQQHKRQFSSGLNRCILLALVIAISMGFGHFYGKPEGTIQIQKRQQLVTKTRELKDMKDDLYQCQQEQGDKAHHKAGSLKGDVAICLTSTEVEKKSFESQKKNLAAENEHLRESLEKEEKALASLQEELRKLRQQIRNLEDKGTSTESIVMENQKLREHLEEEKQKNYNFLRQKETLFAEAQMLRRELDKERHVTEALKKELEQLSSHQTPDSANDDDTLREKEEIETLRGRLVELEKKLNFEQQRSDLWEKLYVEAKDQTEKQEMNEKGQKKSGKGQSKTKKKSKESFFGSVKETFDAMKNSTKEFVRHHKEKIKQAKEAVKENLEKFSDSVKSTFRHFKDTTKTIFDEKEKKSNDKRYEANKKAKTVYREHNFHENLKHMHYRGPNMPKEFKDGRKHQFTTFEKDTNSQKCLNDPACDRKHQFVLKGCSGIFECAHQEFISLFNRVSDPIRVDEFNRLIKKYLQQVVDNFHHWRELENFISKFFHNGIFIHDQMLFTDFVNDIKDYLEDMKEYQNNNEKVFEDLDKYIYRYYFHYDNSPQYGPSRPKRPSFTQTENSRHEKQAQKYHHRNKREGKWYKHGRSNGRHMANLEIELGQLPFDPKY